The proteins below come from a single Geobacillus thermoleovorans genomic window:
- a CDS encoding AMP-binding protein, whose amino-acid sequence MLTVTVGKLLEERARQYADREAVVYADRGLRLTYRQFNDYCRLVARGLMRLGIEKGEHVAIWATNVPEWIACQFATGKMGAVLVTVNTNYRAAELEYLLRQSDSTTLFLIEQYRDSSYIDILYEIVPELRTSAPGQLQSKRLPKLKNVIFLGDKRHPGMFTWNDILAMAHDVSEEELDERMESLDPHDVINMQYTSGTTGFPKGVMLTHYNIVNNAHQVAQCMGLGEGDRLCIPVPFFHCFGCVMSTLACVTVGATMVPVVEFHPKRVLETVEAERCTALHGVPTMFIAELNDPDFAKYDLSSLRTGIMAGSPCPVEVMKAVIEKMGMKDITIAYGQTEASPVITQTRTDDPLELRVETVGRALPGVEVKIVEPGTNKEVPRGVQGELCTRGYHVMKGYYNNPEATNEAIDQDGWLHTGDLATMDENGYCRITGRLKDMIIRGGENIYPREIEEFLYKHPKILDVQVVGVPDEVYGEEVMAWIILKDGETATAEEIREFCRGNISRHKIPRYIEFTDSYPMTASGKIQKFKLREMAKQRLGLTT is encoded by the coding sequence ATGTTGACGGTGACGGTGGGGAAATTGTTGGAAGAGCGAGCCAGGCAATATGCGGATCGCGAGGCGGTCGTGTATGCCGACCGCGGCTTGCGTCTGACGTATCGGCAGTTTAACGACTATTGCCGCCTCGTTGCGCGCGGGTTGATGCGGCTTGGCATCGAAAAAGGGGAGCATGTCGCCATTTGGGCGACGAACGTCCCGGAATGGATCGCCTGCCAGTTTGCGACCGGCAAAATGGGAGCGGTGCTCGTTACGGTCAATACGAACTACCGCGCGGCGGAGCTTGAGTATTTGCTTCGGCAGTCCGACTCGACGACGCTCTTTTTGATTGAGCAATATCGCGACTCGTCGTATATCGATATTTTATATGAAATCGTTCCCGAGCTGCGCACGTCGGCGCCCGGACAGCTGCAATCGAAACGGCTGCCGAAGTTGAAAAACGTGATCTTTCTTGGCGACAAACGGCACCCGGGCATGTTTACATGGAACGACATCTTGGCGATGGCGCACGACGTATCGGAAGAAGAACTCGATGAACGGATGGAGAGCCTCGACCCGCACGATGTGATCAACATGCAATACACGTCCGGGACGACTGGATTCCCGAAAGGGGTGATGTTGACGCATTACAACATCGTCAACAACGCCCACCAAGTGGCGCAATGCATGGGACTTGGCGAAGGCGATCGATTGTGCATTCCGGTGCCGTTTTTCCATTGCTTCGGCTGCGTCATGAGCACGCTTGCATGCGTGACGGTCGGGGCGACGATGGTGCCGGTTGTGGAGTTCCATCCGAAGCGGGTTCTCGAGACGGTGGAAGCGGAGCGGTGCACGGCGCTTCACGGCGTGCCGACGATGTTCATCGCCGAGCTCAACGACCCGGATTTTGCCAAATACGATTTGTCGTCGCTGCGCACGGGCATTATGGCCGGTTCTCCTTGCCCGGTCGAAGTGATGAAGGCGGTCATCGAGAAAATGGGGATGAAAGACATTACGATCGCCTACGGGCAGACGGAAGCGTCCCCAGTCATCACGCAAACGCGCACCGACGATCCGCTTGAGCTGCGTGTCGAAACGGTTGGCCGCGCCTTGCCGGGCGTGGAAGTGAAAATCGTTGAGCCGGGCACGAACAAGGAAGTGCCGCGGGGTGTGCAAGGGGAACTGTGCACGCGCGGCTATCATGTCATGAAAGGGTATTACAACAATCCGGAAGCGACAAATGAAGCGATCGACCAAGACGGCTGGCTGCATACCGGCGATTTGGCGACGATGGATGAAAACGGTTACTGCCGCATCACCGGCCGGCTGAAAGATATGATCATCCGCGGCGGGGAGAACATTTATCCGCGCGAAATCGAAGAGTTTTTGTACAAACATCCGAAAATTTTGGACGTTCAAGTCGTCGGCGTGCCGGATGAGGTATACGGTGAAGAAGTGATGGCGTGGATCATCTTAAAAGACGGCGAAACGGCGACCGCTGAGGAGATTCGCGAGTTTTGCCGCGGCAACATTTCCCGGCATAAAATCCCGCGTTATATCGAATTTACCGACTCGTACCCGATGACGGCATCTGGGAAAATTCAGAAATTCAAATTGCGGGAAATGGCGAAACAGCGCCTCGGCTTAACAACCTAA
- the accC gene encoding acetyl-CoA carboxylase biotin carboxylase subunit: MFSKVLIANRGEIAVRVIRTCRRLGIQTVAIYSEADADSLHVSLADEAYLIGKPRVAESYLNIEKIIEVAKTAKAEAIHPGYGLLSENPAFARRCEEEGIVFIGPKADVIAAMGSKIEARRTMEKAGVPIVPGVSFALDGADEAAKAAASIGYPVMLKASAGGGGIGMHIARDEAELRQAFEGSQKRAASFFGDGTMYIEKYIERPRHIEIQLLADQNGNCVYLWERECSIQRRHQKVVEEAPSPFLDEETRRKMGEAAVRAARYIGYANAGTIEFLVDEQKNFYFLEMNTRLQVEHPVTEEITGIDIVEEQLRIAAGEPLRYKQEEIRRDGHAIEVRIYAEDPNTFYPSPGRITVFSAPQGEWIRHETAVQSGITVTPFYDPMIAKLIAKGPDRQTAIERLLEALRDYRVEGIKTNIPLLEAVLSHPAFQAGDTTTDFLSKHWKPIKTK; encoded by the coding sequence ATGTTTTCGAAAGTGTTGATTGCCAACCGCGGCGAAATCGCCGTCCGTGTCATCCGCACGTGCCGACGTCTCGGCATTCAAACGGTTGCCATTTATTCCGAAGCAGACGCCGATTCGCTTCATGTCTCGCTCGCGGATGAAGCGTATTTGATCGGCAAGCCGCGCGTCGCGGAAAGCTATTTAAATATCGAAAAAATCATTGAGGTTGCCAAAACGGCGAAAGCGGAGGCGATCCATCCCGGCTACGGGCTGTTGTCGGAAAATCCAGCGTTTGCCCGCCGCTGCGAGGAAGAAGGAATCGTCTTCATCGGTCCGAAGGCGGACGTCATTGCGGCGATGGGCAGCAAAATCGAAGCGCGGCGGACGATGGAAAAAGCCGGCGTGCCGATCGTCCCGGGCGTCTCCTTTGCGCTTGATGGCGCCGATGAGGCGGCCAAAGCGGCGGCTTCGATTGGGTATCCAGTCATGCTGAAGGCGTCAGCCGGCGGCGGCGGCATCGGCATGCATATCGCTCGCGATGAAGCTGAGCTGCGCCAAGCGTTTGAAGGGAGCCAAAAACGGGCCGCTTCGTTTTTCGGCGACGGGACGATGTACATTGAAAAATATATTGAACGCCCGCGCCATATTGAAATTCAGCTTCTTGCCGACCAAAATGGCAACTGTGTTTACTTATGGGAGCGTGAATGTTCGATCCAACGCCGCCACCAAAAAGTGGTCGAAGAGGCGCCGTCGCCGTTTTTGGATGAAGAGACGCGGCGGAAGATGGGGGAGGCGGCGGTGCGGGCTGCGCGTTACATCGGTTATGCAAATGCCGGTACCATTGAATTTCTCGTCGATGAACAGAAAAATTTTTATTTTCTTGAGATGAACACTCGGCTGCAAGTCGAGCACCCGGTGACAGAAGAAATCACCGGCATCGACATCGTCGAAGAGCAGCTGCGCATCGCCGCCGGCGAGCCGCTCCGCTATAAACAAGAAGAGATTCGCCGCGACGGTCACGCCATTGAAGTGCGCATTTATGCCGAAGATCCGAACACGTTTTACCCGTCGCCCGGCCGCATTACGGTGTTTTCCGCCCCACAAGGCGAATGGATTCGTCATGAAACGGCGGTTCAAAGCGGCATCACGGTCACGCCGTTTTATGATCCGATGATCGCGAAATTGATCGCCAAAGGGCCGGATCGGCAAACGGCGATTGAACGCTTGCTCGAAGCGCTTCGAGACTATCGCGTTGAAGGGATTAAAACGAACATTCCGCTGCTTGAGGCCGTGTTGTCCCATCCGGCGTTTCAAGCGGGGGATACGACGACCGATTTCCTTTCGAAACATTGGAAACCAATAAAAACGAAATGA
- a CDS encoding acetyl-CoA carboxylase biotin carboxyl carrier protein subunit has protein sequence MNQITATMAGSVWKIVVAVGDRVEEGQDVVILESMKMEIPIAAETSGVVKHIHVQEGDFVNEGDVLVEIE, from the coding sequence ATGAATCAAATAACCGCAACGATGGCAGGAAGTGTATGGAAAATTGTCGTCGCCGTCGGTGACCGTGTGGAAGAAGGGCAAGATGTCGTCATTTTGGAATCGATGAAAATGGAGATTCCGATTGCCGCGGAAACGTCTGGCGTCGTGAAGCACATCCACGTGCAGGAAGGAGATTTCGTGAACGAAGGCGACGTGCTTGTCGAGATTGAGTAA
- a CDS encoding hydroxymethylglutaryl-CoA lyase, whose protein sequence is MSRWPAKVTIKEVGPRDGLQNEATPIATADKIAWINLLSETGLSYIEVTSFVHPKWIPQLADAVEVAAGIRRKAGVTYAALVPNEKGLERALGAGVDEVGVFMSASETHNQKNINKTIAATFPVLEAVVKTAKQAGKTVRGYVSTVFGCPYEGPVAVDQVLMVADRLLAMGVDELSLGDTIGVATPKQVEEVLTIVLRRFPADRIAMHFHDTRGTALANILVSMEMGITTFDSSLGGLGGCPYAPGASGNVATDDLVYMLHGMGIETGIDVEQLTKAALFIRDKIGRPLPSRYLQTV, encoded by the coding sequence ATGAGCCGATGGCCGGCGAAGGTGACGATCAAAGAAGTCGGCCCGCGCGACGGCCTGCAAAACGAAGCAACGCCGATCGCGACCGCCGATAAAATCGCTTGGATCAACCTATTGTCAGAAACGGGGCTGTCGTACATTGAGGTGACTTCCTTCGTCCATCCGAAATGGATTCCGCAGCTTGCGGACGCCGTTGAAGTGGCAGCGGGCATTCGCCGAAAAGCCGGCGTCACGTATGCGGCGCTCGTCCCCAACGAAAAGGGGCTTGAGCGGGCGCTTGGCGCCGGGGTCGATGAAGTGGGCGTCTTCATGTCAGCGAGCGAAACGCACAACCAAAAAAATATTAACAAAACCATCGCCGCCACATTTCCGGTGCTTGAAGCGGTCGTGAAAACGGCAAAACAAGCAGGAAAAACGGTGCGCGGCTACGTTTCCACCGTCTTTGGCTGCCCGTATGAAGGGCCTGTCGCCGTCGATCAAGTGCTGATGGTGGCGGACCGGTTGTTGGCGATGGGGGTTGACGAACTGTCGCTTGGCGATACGATTGGCGTCGCGACGCCCAAGCAAGTCGAAGAGGTGCTCACAATCGTGCTCCGCCGTTTTCCGGCTGATCGGATCGCGATGCATTTCCATGACACGAGAGGGACGGCGCTGGCCAATATTTTAGTGTCAATGGAAATGGGGATTACGACGTTTGACAGCTCGCTCGGCGGCCTCGGCGGCTGTCCATACGCTCCCGGAGCGTCGGGAAACGTCGCCACCGATGATTTAGTATATATGCTTCACGGCATGGGGATTGAAACCGGCATCGATGTCGAGCAGCTGACGAAAGCGGCTTTGTTTATCCGCGATAAAATCGGCCGCCCGCTTCCGAGCCGCTATTTGCAAACGGTTTGA
- a CDS encoding enoyl-CoA hydratase yields MSTLVSFETQENGIAIVTLNRPEAANALSRALLFELGALFQEIKFRKDVRVVMLTGAGDKVFCAGADLKERAGMNETEVRQTVALISKTINEVEKVPQPVIAVLNGSAFGGGLELALACDIRFAADDIQLGLTETSLGIIPGAGGTQRLPRLVGIGKAKELIFAAKRITAKEAERIGLVEYAVPRSELMERALCLAQQIADNAPIAVRQAKRAIQSVFNVDLETGLAIEQLAYEATIPTKDRLEGLQAFKEKRKPVYKGE; encoded by the coding sequence GTGAGCACACTTGTATCGTTTGAAACACAAGAAAACGGCATCGCCATTGTGACATTAAACCGTCCGGAAGCGGCCAATGCGCTTTCAAGAGCGCTTCTTTTCGAGCTTGGCGCGCTCTTTCAGGAGATCAAATTTCGCAAAGACGTGCGCGTTGTCATGTTGACCGGGGCAGGAGACAAGGTGTTTTGCGCCGGCGCTGATTTGAAAGAGCGGGCGGGGATGAATGAAACGGAAGTGCGGCAAACCGTTGCCTTAATCAGCAAAACGATCAATGAGGTCGAGAAAGTGCCGCAGCCGGTCATCGCCGTTTTAAACGGCTCGGCGTTTGGCGGCGGGTTGGAGCTTGCCTTGGCTTGCGACATTCGGTTTGCTGCCGACGATATTCAGCTTGGGTTGACGGAAACGTCGCTTGGCATCATTCCGGGAGCGGGGGGGACGCAGCGGCTGCCGCGCCTTGTCGGCATCGGAAAAGCGAAAGAATTGATTTTTGCCGCAAAGCGCATCACCGCCAAAGAGGCCGAGCGAATCGGCCTTGTCGAATACGCGGTGCCGCGCTCCGAGCTGATGGAGCGTGCGCTTTGTCTCGCGCAACAAATCGCTGACAATGCGCCGATAGCCGTCCGTCAGGCGAAACGGGCGATCCAAAGCGTATTCAACGTTGATTTGGAGACGGGCCTCGCGATTGAGCAGCTCGCCTATGAGGCGACCATTCCGACGAAAGACCGGTTGGAAGGATTGCAGGCGTTTAAAGAAAAGCGGAAGCCGGTGTACAAAGGCGAGTAA
- a CDS encoding acyl-CoA carboxylase subunit beta yields the protein MKETANQQDTLAAELEKRAAEIKKGGAPKYHEKNAAQGKLFVRERLNLLLDNGLEVEDGLFANCLAGDLPADGVVTGIGKINGRTVCVMANDSTVKAGSWGARTVEKIIRIQETAEKLRCPIIYLVDSAGARITDQIEMFPGRRGAGRIFYNEVKLSGKVPQVCLLFGPSAAGGAYIPAFCDIVIMVEGNASMYLGSPRMAEMVIGEKVTLEEMGGARMHCTVSGCGDVLVKTEEEAIAYARRYLSYFPSNYSEKPPVVEAKPPKSFDKTIEDILPENQNAPFNMYDLIERIIDEGSFCEIKKLFAPEIITGLARLAGQPIGIIANQPRVKGGVLFHDSADKAAKFITLCDAFHIPLLFLADVPGFMIGTKVERVGIIRHGAKMIAAMSEATVPKISVIVRKAYGAGLYAMAGPAFEPDCCLALPNAQIAVMGPEAAVNAVYANKIAELPPEERAAFVEQKREEYRRDIDIYRLASELVVDGIVAPNDLRNELIRRFDAYMSKYMVFSERKHGVYPV from the coding sequence ATGAAGGAAACAGCCAATCAACAAGACACGCTCGCAGCGGAGCTGGAGAAAAGAGCGGCGGAAATCAAGAAAGGCGGGGCGCCAAAATATCATGAAAAAAACGCCGCCCAAGGGAAATTGTTTGTTCGCGAGCGGCTGAACTTGCTGCTTGATAACGGTTTGGAAGTGGAAGACGGATTGTTTGCCAACTGTTTGGCGGGCGATTTGCCGGCTGATGGAGTTGTGACCGGCATCGGCAAAATCAATGGCCGCACCGTCTGCGTGATGGCGAACGATTCGACCGTCAAAGCTGGCTCGTGGGGAGCGCGCACCGTCGAAAAAATCATCCGCATTCAAGAAACGGCGGAAAAACTGCGCTGCCCGATCATTTATTTGGTGGACTCGGCCGGCGCACGCATTACGGACCAAATCGAAATGTTTCCCGGCCGGCGCGGGGCGGGGCGCATTTTTTACAATGAGGTGAAGCTGTCCGGCAAAGTGCCGCAAGTGTGCCTGTTGTTTGGTCCATCAGCAGCCGGCGGCGCTTATATTCCGGCGTTTTGCGATATCGTCATCATGGTCGAAGGCAATGCCTCGATGTACTTAGGCTCGCCGCGCATGGCGGAAATGGTGATTGGGGAAAAAGTGACGCTCGAAGAGATGGGCGGCGCCCGCATGCATTGCACCGTCTCCGGCTGCGGCGACGTGCTCGTGAAAACCGAAGAAGAAGCGATTGCCTATGCACGCCGTTATTTGTCGTATTTTCCGTCCAATTACAGCGAAAAGCCGCCGGTGGTCGAGGCGAAGCCGCCGAAATCGTTTGACAAAACGATCGAGGACATTTTGCCAGAAAACCAAAATGCGCCGTTCAACATGTATGATTTGATTGAGCGGATCATTGACGAAGGATCGTTTTGTGAAATCAAAAAACTGTTTGCGCCAGAAATCATTACGGGACTGGCGCGCCTTGCCGGCCAGCCGATCGGCATCATCGCCAACCAGCCGCGCGTCAAAGGCGGCGTATTGTTCCACGATTCGGCTGATAAAGCGGCGAAATTCATCACGCTTTGCGACGCGTTCCATATCCCGCTTCTGTTTTTGGCCGACGTCCCTGGCTTTATGATCGGCACGAAAGTCGAGCGGGTCGGCATCATCCGCCATGGGGCGAAAATGATCGCGGCCATGTCGGAAGCCACCGTACCGAAGATCTCGGTCATCGTTCGCAAAGCGTACGGCGCCGGATTGTACGCGATGGCCGGGCCGGCGTTTGAACCAGATTGCTGCCTGGCGCTTCCGAACGCGCAAATCGCCGTCATGGGGCCGGAAGCGGCCGTCAACGCCGTCTACGCCAACAAAATTGCCGAGCTGCCGCCAGAAGAGCGTGCGGCATTTGTCGAACAAAAACGCGAGGAATACCGGCGCGACATCGACATTTACCGTCTCGCCTCCGAGCTTGTCGTCGACGGAATCGTCGCGCCGAACGATTTGCGCAACGAGCTCATCCGCCGATTTGACGCGTATATGTCCAAGTATATGGTCTTTTCTGAGCGGAAGCATGGGGTGTATCCAGTTTGA
- a CDS encoding MarR family winged helix-turn-helix transcriptional regulator — MEGISRDIMYAVFRTQKALYRLIREDAARVGVTEVQLIVLYTLLKKEHIRLNDLAEKLNLSNSNVSGTVDRLVGAGLVVREPSKQDRRAVILSLTEKGKETVSEAFGEQSVLRRRLGRIQELVSPEEIEQFLHLHEKIKAILLGEE, encoded by the coding sequence ATGGAAGGGATCAGCCGGGACATCATGTACGCTGTCTTCCGGACGCAAAAGGCGCTTTATCGCCTCATCCGCGAGGACGCCGCCCGCGTCGGGGTGACAGAGGTGCAGCTGATCGTCTTATATACGCTGCTGAAAAAAGAGCATATTCGCCTGAATGACTTGGCGGAAAAATTAAACTTAAGCAACAGCAATGTCAGCGGCACGGTTGACCGGCTCGTCGGCGCCGGCCTTGTTGTCCGAGAGCCGTCGAAGCAAGATCGGCGCGCGGTCATTTTGAGTTTGACGGAAAAAGGAAAAGAGACGGTGTCGGAAGCGTTTGGCGAGCAGTCGGTGCTGCGCCGGCGGCTTGGCCGCATTCAAGAACTCGTCTCTCCAGAGGAGATTGAACAGTTTTTGCATCTTCATGAAAAAATTAAAGCGATTTTACTCGGGGAGGAATAG
- a CDS encoding HlyD family secretion protein — protein MNVKRLVALNIIVLILLVGGGFAAYYYVNEATNYIKTDNARIDGQVISVAAPLSGKLTSWRGDTGKTFSAGEEIGEVFDGKTTIPVTVPHRMTIVQQNAVKDSFVAAGMPLARGFDLNDLWVTANIEETDIEDVKIGQDVDIYVDAYPDRKFSGKVEKIGNATANTFSLLPSSNATGNYTKVTQVIPVTISIDNYSGAGLVPGMNVTVRIHK, from the coding sequence GTGAACGTGAAACGATTGGTTGCGCTGAACATCATTGTGCTCATTTTGCTTGTCGGTGGAGGCTTTGCCGCCTACTACTATGTGAATGAAGCAACGAACTACATTAAAACGGACAACGCCCGCATCGACGGCCAGGTCATCTCCGTCGCTGCGCCGCTGTCCGGGAAGCTGACATCCTGGCGGGGCGACACGGGAAAAACCTTCTCAGCTGGGGAAGAAATCGGCGAGGTGTTTGACGGCAAAACAACGATTCCGGTGACAGTGCCGCATCGGATGACGATCGTGCAGCAAAACGCAGTCAAGGACTCGTTTGTCGCCGCGGGGATGCCGCTGGCCCGCGGGTTTGATTTGAACGATTTGTGGGTGACGGCGAATATTGAAGAGACGGATATTGAAGACGTGAAAATCGGGCAAGACGTCGATATTTATGTCGATGCGTATCCGGATCGCAAATTCAGCGGCAAAGTCGAAAAAATCGGCAACGCGACAGCGAATACGTTCAGCCTGTTGCCAAGTTCCAATGCGACCGGCAACTACACGAAAGTGACCCAAGTGATTCCCGTTACGATTTCCATTGACAATTACAGCGGAGCCGGACTTGTGCCGGGCATGAACGTCACCGTCCGCATCCATAAGTAG
- a CDS encoding DHA2 family efflux MFS transporter permease subunit, protein MTAFVIGYIVFAVLVLAAVNIALRRRKPASAAVKAADEAAEANAQPLAETKAEPSTGTDGRPAAPAGQGGLGDIGSRGKVVATVMLGAFVAILNQTLINVALPHMMQDFNVETSTIQWLVTGYMLVNGVLIPISPFLIAKFPAKRLFLSGMSFFAIGAFVCSIAPSFAVMLTGRLTQAVGAGIIMQLMMVIMLSIFPPERRGVAMGTVGIAMMFAPAVGPTLSGWIVEHYTWRLLFYVVLPIAILDIVLASVWLKHTPRKGNPVLDVQGAVYSTIGFGGVLYGFSEAGSKGWGETEVVVSLVIGALFLIMFTWRSLRSEHPVLNFRVFRYPVFTLATVIGSVINMAMFAAMVLLPVYLQNLRGFTPLDAGLLLLPGAIVMAVMSPISGWVFDRIGARMLAIVGLIITAVTTWEFSKLTMDTPYSQLIWLYIFRMFGMSMLGMPIMTEGLNALPRHLYSHGTAMSNTIRQVAASLGTAFLVTIMSNRTKFHVEAYRNEMTENNPLFMSLVGQLKQAIPSDEAIAQLLYGLVQQRSTVEGINDAFFVATGLTVVALVMAFFLKGKKQKSPSA, encoded by the coding sequence ATGACAGCATTTGTCATTGGTTATATTGTGTTTGCCGTTTTGGTCTTGGCGGCGGTCAACATCGCGCTGCGCCGCCGCAAGCCTGCTTCAGCCGCGGTGAAGGCGGCAGATGAAGCGGCGGAAGCCAACGCTCAACCGTTAGCGGAAACGAAAGCAGAGCCGTCGACAGGAACGGATGGGCGTCCGGCCGCTCCAGCCGGTCAAGGCGGCCTTGGGGATATCGGCAGCCGCGGCAAGGTTGTGGCGACGGTCATGCTTGGTGCGTTTGTCGCCATTTTGAATCAAACGTTGATCAACGTCGCCTTGCCGCATATGATGCAAGATTTCAACGTGGAAACGTCGACGATTCAATGGCTCGTGACCGGCTATATGCTCGTCAACGGGGTGCTCATCCCGATCAGCCCGTTTTTAATCGCCAAGTTTCCAGCGAAACGGTTGTTTTTATCGGGCATGTCGTTTTTCGCCATCGGCGCGTTTGTCTGCTCGATCGCTCCGTCGTTTGCCGTCATGCTCACGGGGCGGTTGACACAAGCGGTCGGGGCCGGCATTATTATGCAGCTGATGATGGTCATTATGTTGTCGATTTTCCCGCCGGAACGCCGCGGGGTGGCCATGGGAACGGTCGGAATCGCCATGATGTTTGCGCCGGCGGTCGGGCCGACGCTGTCTGGCTGGATCGTTGAACATTATACATGGCGGCTGTTGTTTTACGTCGTGTTGCCGATCGCGATTTTAGACATTGTGCTTGCCTCCGTCTGGCTGAAACATACGCCGCGTAAAGGCAATCCAGTGCTGGACGTGCAAGGGGCGGTCTACTCCACGATCGGGTTTGGCGGCGTTCTGTATGGCTTCAGCGAGGCCGGAAGCAAAGGATGGGGCGAGACGGAAGTGGTTGTTTCGCTTGTCATCGGCGCCTTGTTCCTCATCATGTTCACATGGCGTTCGCTGCGCTCGGAGCATCCGGTGCTCAATTTCCGTGTGTTCCGCTACCCAGTGTTTACGTTGGCGACCGTCATCGGTTCGGTCATTAACATGGCGATGTTTGCCGCCATGGTCTTGCTTCCGGTGTATTTGCAAAACTTGCGCGGCTTTACGCCGCTCGATGCCGGTTTGCTGTTGCTGCCGGGGGCGATTGTGATGGCGGTCATGTCGCCGATCTCTGGTTGGGTGTTTGACCGCATCGGCGCGCGGATGCTCGCTATTGTCGGTTTGATCATCACCGCTGTGACGACGTGGGAATTCAGCAAGCTGACGATGGATACGCCATACAGCCAGTTGATTTGGCTTTACATTTTCCGCATGTTCGGCATGTCGATGCTCGGGATGCCGATTATGACGGAAGGGTTGAACGCCTTGCCGCGCCATTTGTACAGCCACGGCACGGCGATGTCGAATACGATTCGTCAAGTGGCGGCTTCGCTCGGGACGGCGTTCTTGGTGACGATCATGTCCAACCGGACGAAATTCCATGTGGAAGCTTATCGCAATGAAATGACGGAAAACAATCCGTTGTTCATGAGCCTTGTCGGCCAACTGAAACAGGCCATCCCAAGTGATGAGGCGATCGCTCAGCTGTTGTATGGACTTGTGCAGCAACGGTCAACGGTCGAGGGGATCAACGACGCCTTTTTCGTCGCTACTGGCTTAACGGTGGTGGCGCTCGTCATGGCGTTTTTCTTAAAAGGAAAAAAGCAGAAATCGCCATCGGCGTAA